One genomic window of Streptomyces sp. NBC_01276 includes the following:
- the moaA gene encoding GTP 3',8-cyclase MoaA, producing MLLDTYGRVATDLRVSLTDRCNLRCTYCMPEEGLQWLGKSDLLSDEEIVRLVRIAVTHLGITEVRFTGGEPLLRPGLVGIVEQCAALEPRPRMSLTTNGIGLKRTAQALKAAGLDRVNVSLDTLRPEVFKTLTRRDRHHDVIDGMAAAREAGLTPVKVNAVLMPGLNEDEAPELLAWAVENEYELRFIEQMPLDAQHGWKRDGMITAGDILQSLRTRFTLTEEGADERGSAPAERWVVDGGPATVGVIASVTRPFCGACDRTRLTADGQIRTCLFATEESDLRGALRSGAPDEEIARLWKVAMWGKKAGSGLDDPSFLQPDRPMSAIGG from the coding sequence ATGCTTCTCGACACCTACGGCCGCGTGGCCACTGACCTGCGCGTCTCACTCACCGACCGGTGCAACCTGCGCTGCACGTACTGCATGCCCGAGGAAGGCCTGCAGTGGCTCGGCAAATCCGACCTGCTGAGCGACGAGGAGATCGTCCGGCTGGTCCGCATCGCCGTCACCCACCTCGGGATCACCGAGGTCCGCTTCACCGGCGGCGAGCCCCTGCTGCGCCCCGGCCTGGTCGGGATCGTCGAGCAGTGCGCGGCCCTGGAGCCCCGCCCCCGGATGTCCCTGACCACCAACGGCATCGGTCTCAAGCGCACCGCACAGGCGCTCAAGGCCGCCGGCCTGGACAGAGTGAACGTTTCCCTGGACACCCTGCGCCCCGAGGTCTTCAAGACGCTCACCCGCCGTGACCGCCACCACGACGTCATCGACGGCATGGCGGCCGCCCGCGAGGCCGGCCTGACCCCGGTCAAGGTCAACGCCGTCCTGATGCCGGGACTCAACGAGGACGAGGCCCCCGAGCTGCTGGCCTGGGCCGTGGAGAACGAGTACGAGCTCCGCTTCATCGAGCAGATGCCCCTGGACGCCCAGCACGGCTGGAAGCGCGACGGAATGATCACCGCCGGGGACATCCTGCAGTCCCTGCGCACCCGCTTCACGCTCACCGAGGAAGGCGCCGACGAACGCGGCTCCGCCCCCGCCGAGCGCTGGGTGGTCGACGGCGGCCCGGCCACCGTCGGGGTCATCGCCTCCGTCACCCGCCCCTTCTGCGGGGCCTGCGACCGCACCCGGCTCACGGCGGACGGCCAGATCCGTACGTGCCTGTTCGCCACCGAGGAGTCGGACCTGCGCGGCGCCCTGCGCTCGGGCGCCCCGGACGAGGAGATCGCCCGCCTGTGGAAGGTGGCGATGTGGGGGAAGAAGGCCGGCTCCGGCCTCGACGACCCGTCCTTCCTCCAGCCCGACCGGCCCATGTCGGCGATCGGCGGCTGA
- a CDS encoding DUF485 domain-containing protein, with product MTTEAAPPHGGAGPAPAHPSAEEFTRVQQSPEFAELRSSYRSFAFPLTVAFIAWYLLYVLLSNYAGGFMGTKLFGNINVALVLGLAQFATTFLIAWLYSRHAAAKLDPKARAIKQEMEAGA from the coding sequence GTGACCACCGAAGCAGCGCCGCCCCACGGCGGCGCGGGACCGGCCCCGGCCCACCCCTCGGCAGAAGAGTTCACGCGCGTCCAGCAGAGCCCCGAATTCGCCGAACTGCGCAGCTCCTACCGGTCCTTCGCCTTCCCGCTGACCGTGGCCTTCATCGCCTGGTACCTGCTCTACGTGCTGCTGTCCAACTACGCGGGCGGCTTCATGGGGACCAAGCTCTTCGGCAACATCAACGTCGCCCTCGTCCTCGGCCTCGCCCAGTTCGCGACGACCTTCCTGATCGCCTGGCTGTACTCGCGGCACGCCGCCGCGAAGCTCGACCCCAAGGCCCGCGCCATCAAGCAGGAGATGGAGGCCGGGGCATGA
- a CDS encoding GlsB/YeaQ/YmgE family stress response membrane protein: protein MQWLWAIIVGFVLGLIARAILPGKQHQPLWLTTLFGILGALLGNAVAGWIGVGETRGIDWTRHLLQLAGAVLIVGLGDMAYKALWGGSRRTV from the coding sequence ATGCAATGGTTGTGGGCGATCATCGTAGGCTTCGTGCTCGGCCTGATAGCCCGGGCCATCCTGCCGGGCAAGCAGCACCAGCCCCTGTGGCTGACCACCCTCTTCGGCATCCTCGGCGCGCTCCTCGGCAACGCCGTCGCCGGGTGGATCGGCGTCGGGGAAACGAGGGGCATCGACTGGACCAGGCACCTGCTCCAGCTGGCCGGGGCGGTCCTGATCGTCGGGCTCGGCGACATGGCCTACAAGGCGCTGTGGGGCGGCAGTCGCCGGACCGTGTGA
- a CDS encoding cation acetate symporter — MSAVPQLASRLTVAAGASEHRPLIITLFGLFVVATLVITVWAGRQTKDAADFYAGGRQFTGFQNGLAISGDYMSAASFLGIAGAIALFGYDGFLYSIGFLVAWLVALLLVAEPLRNSGRYTMGDVLAYRMRQRPVRTAAGTSTIVVSIFYLLAQMAGAGVLVSLLLGITSDGGKVAVVALVGLLMIVYVTVGGMKGTTWVQMVKAVLLIAGALLITFLVLLKFDFNISALLGQAAENSGQGSKFLEPGLKYGKDGLTKLDFISLGLALVLGTAGLPHILIRFYTVPTAKAARKSVNWAIGIIGAFYLMTIALGFGAAALLKRADILASNKAGNTAAPLLAQEIGGGAGSTGGAVLLAVISAVAFATILAVVAGLTLASSSSFAHDIYVNVIRKGRATEKEEMRAARWSTVVIGAVAIALGALARDMNVAGLVALAFAVAASANLPTILYSLFWKRFTTQGALWSIYGGLISAVGLVLFSPVVSGKPTSMFKDADFYWFPLENPGIISIPLGFLLGWLGTVLSKEEADPRKFAELEVRSLTGTGAH, encoded by the coding sequence ATGAGCGCCGTCCCGCAGCTGGCCTCCCGGCTGACCGTCGCCGCGGGCGCGAGCGAGCACCGCCCGCTGATCATCACCCTGTTCGGGCTCTTCGTCGTCGCGACCCTCGTCATCACCGTCTGGGCCGGCCGGCAGACCAAGGACGCCGCCGACTTCTACGCGGGCGGGCGCCAGTTCACCGGCTTCCAGAACGGCCTGGCCATCTCCGGCGACTACATGTCCGCCGCGTCCTTCCTGGGCATCGCCGGAGCCATCGCCCTCTTCGGCTACGACGGCTTCCTCTACTCCATCGGCTTCCTCGTCGCCTGGCTGGTGGCCCTGCTCCTGGTCGCCGAGCCGCTGCGCAACTCCGGCCGCTACACGATGGGCGACGTCCTCGCGTACCGGATGCGCCAGCGGCCCGTCCGCACCGCCGCCGGCACCTCCACCATCGTGGTCTCGATCTTCTACCTGCTCGCCCAGATGGCCGGCGCGGGCGTCCTCGTCTCGCTGCTCCTGGGCATCACCAGCGACGGCGGCAAGGTCGCCGTCGTCGCCCTGGTCGGCCTGCTGATGATCGTCTACGTGACCGTCGGCGGCATGAAGGGGACCACCTGGGTCCAGATGGTCAAGGCGGTGCTGCTCATCGCGGGCGCCCTGCTGATCACCTTCCTGGTGCTGCTGAAGTTCGACTTCAACATCTCCGCCCTGCTCGGCCAGGCCGCCGAGAACAGCGGCCAGGGGTCGAAGTTCCTGGAGCCCGGCCTCAAGTACGGCAAGGACGGGCTCACCAAGCTCGACTTCATCTCGCTGGGCCTCGCCCTGGTCCTCGGCACCGCCGGCCTGCCGCACATCCTGATCCGCTTCTACACCGTCCCCACGGCCAAGGCCGCCCGCAAGTCCGTGAACTGGGCCATCGGCATCATCGGCGCCTTCTACCTGATGACCATCGCCCTCGGCTTCGGCGCCGCCGCCCTCCTCAAGCGGGCCGACATCCTGGCCTCCAACAAGGCCGGCAACACCGCCGCCCCGCTGCTCGCCCAGGAGATCGGCGGCGGCGCCGGCTCCACCGGCGGCGCGGTCCTGCTCGCGGTCATCTCCGCCGTCGCCTTCGCCACCATCCTCGCGGTGGTCGCCGGCCTCACCCTGGCCTCGTCCTCGTCCTTCGCGCACGACATCTACGTCAACGTCATCCGCAAGGGCCGGGCCACCGAGAAGGAGGAGATGCGCGCCGCGCGCTGGTCCACCGTGGTCATCGGCGCCGTCGCCATCGCCCTCGGGGCCCTCGCCCGCGACATGAACGTCGCCGGCCTGGTCGCGCTCGCCTTCGCGGTCGCCGCCTCCGCCAACCTCCCGACCATCCTCTACAGCCTCTTCTGGAAGCGCTTCACCACCCAGGGCGCGCTGTGGTCCATCTACGGCGGCCTGATCTCGGCGGTCGGCCTGGTGCTGTTCTCACCGGTCGTCTCCGGCAAGCCCACCTCGATGTTCAAGGACGCCGACTTCTACTGGTTCCCCCTGGAGAACCCCGGGATCATCTCCATCCCCCTCGGCTTCCTCCTCGGCTGGCTGGGAACCGTACTGTCCAAGGAGGAGGCCGACCCCCGGAAGTTCGCCGAACTGGAGGTCCGCTCCCTCACCGGAACAGGGGCTCACTGA
- the tyrS gene encoding tyrosine--tRNA ligase, with translation MTDIVDELKWRGLFAQSTDEEALRKAFADGPVTFYCGFDPTAASLHVGHLVQVLTVRRLQQAGHRPLALVGGATGQIGDPRPTAERTLNDPETIANWVNRLRSQIEPFLSFEGENAALMVNNLDWTAGMSAIEFLRDIGKHFRVNKMLTKDSVAKRLESDQGISYTEFSYQLLQGMDFLELYRRYGCTLQQGGSDQWGNLTAGLDLIHRVEPEAHVHAMATPLMVKADGTKFGKSESGAVWLDPEMTTPYAFYQFWLNVDDRDISTYMRILSFKSREELEALEAQTAERPQARAAQRALAEELTTLVHGADQCAAVIAASKALFGQGELTELDEATLAAALSELPHAKVAELGQVVDLLAETGLVASKSAGRRTVKEGGAYVNNVKVAAEDAVPAPEDLLHGRWLVLRRGKKNLAAVEVTGP, from the coding sequence GTGACGGACATCGTCGACGAACTGAAGTGGCGTGGGCTCTTCGCCCAGTCCACCGACGAAGAAGCGCTGCGCAAGGCGTTCGCGGACGGTCCCGTCACCTTCTATTGCGGCTTCGACCCGACGGCGGCCTCGCTGCACGTGGGGCACCTGGTGCAGGTGCTCACCGTGCGCCGGCTCCAGCAGGCCGGGCACCGGCCGCTGGCGCTGGTCGGCGGGGCCACCGGTCAGATCGGTGACCCGCGCCCGACCGCCGAGCGGACGCTGAACGACCCGGAGACCATCGCCAACTGGGTGAACCGGCTGCGCTCGCAGATCGAGCCGTTCCTGTCCTTCGAGGGCGAGAACGCGGCGCTGATGGTGAACAACCTGGACTGGACGGCGGGCATGTCCGCCATCGAGTTCCTGCGGGACATCGGCAAGCACTTCCGCGTCAACAAGATGCTGACGAAGGACTCGGTCGCCAAGCGGCTGGAGTCCGACCAGGGCATCAGCTACACCGAGTTCAGCTACCAGCTGCTCCAGGGCATGGACTTCCTGGAGCTGTACCGCCGCTACGGCTGCACCCTCCAGCAGGGCGGCTCGGACCAGTGGGGCAACCTGACGGCCGGGCTCGACCTGATCCACCGGGTGGAGCCGGAGGCGCACGTCCACGCGATGGCGACCCCGCTGATGGTCAAGGCGGACGGCACCAAGTTCGGCAAGTCCGAGAGCGGGGCCGTCTGGCTGGACCCGGAGATGACCACCCCGTACGCGTTCTACCAGTTCTGGCTGAACGTGGACGACCGGGACATCTCCACCTACATGCGGATCCTGTCCTTCAAGTCCCGCGAGGAGCTGGAGGCACTGGAGGCGCAGACCGCCGAGCGGCCGCAGGCGCGCGCCGCCCAGCGGGCGCTGGCCGAGGAGCTGACCACGCTGGTGCACGGCGCGGACCAGTGCGCCGCCGTGATCGCCGCGTCGAAGGCGCTGTTCGGCCAGGGCGAGCTGACGGAGCTGGACGAGGCCACGCTGGCCGCGGCCCTCTCCGAGCTGCCGCACGCGAAGGTCGCCGAGCTCGGGCAGGTCGTGGACCTGCTCGCGGAGACCGGACTGGTCGCCAGCAAGTCCGCGGGCCGCCGGACCGTGAAGGAGGGCGGCGCCTACGTGAACAACGTGAAGGTCGCCGCCGAGGACGCGGTCCCCGCCCCGGAGGACCTGCTGCACGGCCGCTGGCTCGTGCTGCGGCGCGGCAAGAAGAACCTGGCGGCGGTCGAGGTCACCGGCCCCTGA
- a CDS encoding metallopeptidase TldD-related protein gives MSRTKPHEIVERALELSTADGCVVIADEESSANLRWAGNALTTNGVTRGRTLTVIATVDGKEGTASGVVSRSAVTAADLEPLVRAAEAAARGAGPAEDAQPLVTGTPASPDFTDAPAETSSAVFADFAPALGEAFARARAGGRELYGFANHELVTTYVGTSTGLRLRHDQPNGTLELNAKSPDRSRSAWAGRATRDFKDVDPTVLDAELAVRLGWAERKVELPAGRYETLLPPTAVADLLIYQMWSAAARDAVEGRTVFSKPGGGTRIGEELSRLPLTLRSDPHAPGLESAPFVIAHSSGDDASVFDNGLPVPATEWISGGELARLTTTRHSAALTGLPLSPSFGNLILDGGGDKSLEEMVAGTERGLLLTCLWYIREVDPATLLLTGLTRDGVYLVEDGQVTGEVNNFRFNESPVDLLSRASEAGRTEKTLPREWGDWFTRAAMPALRIPDFNMSSVSKGV, from the coding sequence ATGAGCCGAACGAAGCCGCACGAGATCGTCGAGCGCGCCCTGGAGCTGTCCACCGCCGACGGCTGCGTCGTCATCGCCGACGAGGAGTCCAGCGCCAACCTGCGCTGGGCGGGCAACGCGCTCACCACCAACGGCGTAACCCGCGGCCGTACCCTGACGGTCATCGCCACCGTCGACGGCAAGGAGGGCACGGCCTCGGGGGTCGTCTCGCGCTCCGCCGTCACCGCCGCCGACCTGGAGCCGCTGGTGCGGGCCGCGGAGGCGGCCGCGCGCGGGGCCGGTCCCGCCGAGGACGCCCAGCCGCTGGTGACCGGGACCCCGGCCTCGCCCGACTTCACCGACGCCCCCGCCGAGACCTCCTCGGCGGTGTTCGCGGACTTCGCCCCGGCCCTCGGCGAGGCCTTCGCCCGGGCCCGCGCGGGCGGGCGGGAGCTGTACGGGTTCGCGAACCACGAGCTGGTCACCACGTACGTCGGCACCTCCACGGGGCTGCGGCTGCGCCACGACCAGCCCAACGGGACGCTGGAGCTGAACGCGAAGTCCCCGGACCGCTCCCGCTCGGCCTGGGCCGGCCGCGCCACCCGGGACTTCAAGGACGTGGACCCGACCGTGCTGGACGCGGAGCTGGCCGTCCGCCTGGGCTGGGCGGAGCGCAAGGTCGAGCTGCCCGCCGGGCGGTACGAGACCCTGCTGCCGCCCACGGCCGTGGCGGACCTGCTGATCTACCAGATGTGGTCGGCGGCGGCCCGGGACGCGGTGGAGGGCCGTACGGTCTTCTCCAAGCCCGGCGGCGGCACCCGGATCGGCGAGGAGCTCTCGCGGCTCCCGCTGACCCTGCGCAGCGACCCGCACGCGCCCGGCCTGGAGTCGGCGCCCTTCGTGATCGCGCACAGCTCCGGCGACGACGCCTCGGTGTTCGACAACGGCCTGCCGGTCCCGGCGACCGAGTGGATCAGCGGCGGCGAGCTGGCCCGGCTGACCACGACCCGGCACAGCGCGGCCCTGACCGGCCTGCCGCTCTCCCCCTCCTTCGGGAACCTCATCCTGGACGGGGGCGGGGACAAGTCGCTGGAGGAGATGGTGGCGGGCACCGAGCGGGGCCTGCTGCTGACCTGCCTCTGGTACATCCGCGAGGTCGACCCGGCCACCCTGCTGCTCACCGGCCTGACCCGGGACGGCGTCTATCTGGTGGAGGACGGGCAGGTCACGGGCGAGGTCAACAACTTCCGGTTCAACGAGTCGCCGGTGGACCTGCTCTCGCGGGCCTCGGAGGCCGGCCGGACCGAGAAGACCCTGCCGCGCGAGTGGGGCGACTGGTTCACCCGGGCCGCGATGCCGGCGCTGCGCATCCCGGACTTCAACATGAGCTCGGTCAGCAAGGGCGTGTGA
- a CDS encoding DUF3099 domain-containing protein: MQRTKRNGAEVFRITGARMGLEEDVRGRQRRYVISMTIRTLSVIATVLLWNVERHVAIVTLAAGLLLPYIAVVIANAGRESTPSLPSHFVPAPVRPALEAGNLNKTSDQS, from the coding sequence GTGCAGCGGACGAAGCGGAACGGGGCCGAGGTCTTCCGGATCACCGGGGCCCGGATGGGCCTCGAAGAGGACGTGCGGGGACGGCAGCGCCGGTACGTGATCTCGATGACGATCAGGACCCTGTCGGTGATCGCCACCGTCCTCCTGTGGAACGTGGAACGCCACGTGGCGATCGTGACGCTCGCGGCGGGTCTGCTGCTGCCCTACATCGCCGTGGTCATCGCCAACGCGGGACGCGAGTCGACCCCCTCGCTGCCCTCGCACTTCGTTCCGGCCCCCGTGCGCCCCGCACTGGAGGCGGGAAACCTCAATAAAACCTCAGATCAATCATGA
- a CDS encoding S8 family serine peptidase, whose amino-acid sequence MAHLGHGRRRVLAVPVGLALTASLAFLPSVAASAAPLSDTAGPAAAAKPASTTGPKLSYVANLTAYGTAKQAKKAIEQAGGTVVTSYEQIGVVVAHSQNPDFAKQLRTQRSLFVSVGATRTAPLQTVQTTEEGTTQKLSAADAAKAAAQAEPGQEPLESNQWDLRAIKADQAHKINDGSPDVTVGVIDTGVDDTHPDLAANFSKSQSANCVGGVADTTDGAWRPYPDGSDHGTHVAGTIAAPRNGIGVSGVAPGVKVAGIKVSEPGTSLFFTEAVVCGFMFAAEKGIEVTNNSYYVDPWMFNCKTDDDQKALVESLTRATRYAERKGVLNVAAAGNENFDLAADSILDETSPDDATPGLRTIDPKVCLDLPAQLPGVVTVSATGDKGLRSYYSSYGLGVVDVAAPGGDKWQIPATPDANGRVLSTLPGGGYGYKQGTSMATPHVAGVAALIKSAHPWATPAQIQAMLKGQATKTACPDKIYDGTGNLIDAATCKAKWGQTGYYGSGVVDALKAVK is encoded by the coding sequence ATGGCTCATCTGGGACACGGCCGCCGGCGAGTCCTCGCCGTTCCGGTCGGCCTGGCGCTCACCGCCTCGCTCGCCTTCCTGCCCTCGGTCGCGGCCTCGGCCGCACCGCTGAGCGACACGGCGGGCCCGGCCGCGGCCGCGAAGCCCGCCTCCACCACCGGCCCGAAGCTGTCGTACGTGGCGAACCTGACCGCGTACGGCACGGCCAAGCAGGCCAAGAAGGCCATCGAGCAGGCCGGTGGAACGGTGGTGACGTCGTATGAGCAGATCGGCGTCGTCGTCGCACACTCCCAGAACCCCGACTTCGCCAAGCAGCTGCGCACCCAGCGCAGCCTCTTCGTGTCGGTGGGCGCCACCCGGACGGCCCCCCTCCAGACGGTGCAGACCACCGAGGAGGGCACGACCCAGAAGCTGAGCGCGGCGGACGCCGCCAAGGCGGCCGCGCAGGCCGAGCCGGGGCAGGAGCCCCTGGAGTCCAACCAGTGGGACCTGCGCGCGATCAAGGCCGACCAGGCTCACAAGATCAACGATGGCAGTCCGGACGTCACCGTGGGCGTCATCGACACGGGTGTCGACGACACCCACCCCGATCTGGCCGCCAACTTCTCCAAGAGCCAGTCCGCCAACTGCGTGGGCGGCGTCGCCGACACCACGGACGGCGCCTGGCGCCCGTACCCCGACGGCAGTGACCACGGCACGCACGTGGCGGGCACCATCGCCGCCCCGCGCAACGGCATCGGCGTCAGCGGCGTCGCGCCGGGCGTGAAGGTCGCCGGCATCAAGGTGAGCGAGCCCGGGACCAGCCTGTTCTTCACCGAGGCGGTCGTGTGCGGCTTCATGTTCGCCGCCGAGAAGGGGATCGAGGTGACGAACAACAGCTACTACGTCGACCCGTGGATGTTCAACTGCAAGACGGACGACGACCAGAAGGCGCTGGTGGAGTCCCTCACCCGGGCCACCAGGTACGCGGAGCGCAAGGGCGTCCTCAACGTGGCCGCGGCGGGCAACGAGAACTTCGACCTGGCCGCCGACTCGATCCTCGACGAGACCAGCCCGGACGACGCCACCCCCGGGCTCCGCACCATCGACCCCAAGGTCTGCCTGGACCTGCCCGCGCAGCTGCCCGGCGTCGTCACGGTCAGCGCGACCGGCGACAAGGGCCTGCGCTCGTACTACTCCAGCTACGGCCTCGGCGTCGTCGACGTCGCCGCACCCGGCGGCGACAAGTGGCAGATCCCGGCCACCCCCGACGCCAACGGCCGGGTGCTGTCCACCCTGCCGGGCGGCGGCTACGGCTACAAGCAGGGCACCTCGATGGCCACCCCGCACGTCGCGGGCGTCGCGGCCCTGATCAAGAGCGCGCACCCGTGGGCCACGCCCGCGCAGATACAGGCGATGCTCAAGGGCCAGGCCACGAAGACGGCCTGCCCGGACAAGATCTACGACGGCACCGGCAACCTGATCGACGCCGCCACCTGCAAGGCCAAGTGGGGCCAGACCGGCTACTACGGCTCGGGCGTGGTCGACGCGCTCAAGGCCGTCAAGTAG